GGTGAGAAAATGCGGCGGCACATCGTCTTCATTCCAGGGATGTGAGCAGCCAAAGGTGTGATCGGCACCGTTGATCATGATACGCTCCTTTTCGGGACTGCGGCATACCTGATACAACAGCTCGCTGTTTCGCATGGGCACGGCCGGGTCCTGTGTGCCGTGAATAAAGCAGCAGGGGATCATCAGGCTCTGCACACGGGTTGAAGCGACAAGACGGGAGGCATTTTCAAGCAAATCATCATAAACCACTTTGTCAATGCGCATAAGCTGACCTGTGCGGGCATTCTGAATTTCGGTGTAGCCCTGTTTTTCCCAGTCGGCTTTCATATCATCCGTGAAGTGCTTGGTGTAATCTGCAACGGCGGCCCAGGTTATTACCGTAGTGACTTCGGTGAATTCAGCAGCGGCAGCAATGGCCGTATGTCCGCCGCGGGAATGTCCGATAATGGCGACTTCGTCAGTTTCCAGGGTTGCAGAACCGGTCTTGATTTTCTGGGTCTGCAGGGCGTCGATG
This genomic stretch from Cyclonatronum proteinivorum harbors:
- a CDS encoding alpha/beta hydrolase family protein yields the protein MKYGSIKKESGAITAEDGLKIAYDMYLPSNAVNSLPVVLFLHGFKGFKSWGAFPDACFEMARSGCAVIALNFSHNGTEGHSEDFTRLDLFARETFSRDLEDVRAVIDALQTQKIKTGSATLETDEVAIIGHSRGGHTAIAAAAEFTEVTTVITWAAVADYTKHFTDDMKADWEKQGYTEIQNARTGQLMRIDKVVYDDLLENASRLVASTRVQSLMIPCCFIHGTQDPAVPMRNSELLYQVCRSPEKERIMINGADHTFGCSHPWNEDDVPPHFLTVIDKTVEWLETYFISHNL